The nucleotide window ATCAAAGACGATGAAGACATGCAGAATATGTTTGCCAATCATGAGTATTCTGGTTACGAATGCATAGAACTGTATGTTACTCTACCAGAAGTTCAACCCACACAAATGGTTGAGTCACAAGTCATTGATGCACTTGGAGACGAGCAAGCAGAGGTCGACGttgtagatgaagaagaagaagcaccggaAATAGAAGTTGATAACCTGGTAAACGAGGAAAGTGAAGATGAACCGGAAGTTGTTGTACCACGAGATCAAGTGCATATGCCTCCAGTGCACATGAGGAACCTGAATTTTGATGGGGATGACGAACCATCGACTGATATTTTCTATGATCCATACACCCAAACAGATCAACGGTTAAAAGTAGGAGACAGATTTTgttctaaggaggcatgtatcATGGCCATAAAAAGATTTCATATGGCAAACAATGTTGATTTTAGAGTTGATCGCGCCAATGTCGAAAGGTACAAAATTTACTGTAGAAACACTGattgtggattcaggttgcatgcatcatacaggaAGAGAAGTGACTCATGGGTTATAGGATATATTTCCCAAGATCACACATGTGTTAACACAAATGTTTCACAAGATCACCGTAAGCTCAGTTATGACATCATTTGTCAAGAAATCTTGCCTCTAGTTGAAAAAGATCCATCGTTAAAGGTGAAAACGATAATCTCTCATATCGTTGCAACGTACAACTACACTCCGTCTTATAGAAAGGCGTGGTTGGCAAAGACCAAGGCGATCGAAGTTGTGTATGGAAATTGGGAGGATTCGTATAAACGACTCCCACATTTCTTATATGCGCTTCAAATTTATGCTCCTGGAACTGTTACTATTTTAGAGACCCTTCCGGCGCAATCTCCAGACGGAACATCACTTCAAGGAAATGTGATATTCCACAGGCTCTTCTGGGCTTTCCGCCCATGTGTACAAGGATTTTCATATtgcaaaccaattcttcaaatagaTGGAACTTGGTTGTACGGAAAATATAAAGGCACCATGTTAATGGCTGTGGCTCAAGACGGAAATAGTAACATATTTCCTGTTGCTTTCGCTCTTGTGGAAGGAGAAACTGCTGAaggttggggtttctttctcagaaatcttcggacacacgttgccccccaacctggactttgcttgatttcagacagacatgctgccatcgagagtgcgtacaacaatccagcaaacggatggcaAAACCCTACATCAACGCATGTTTACTGTATTCGACACATCgcacaaaatttcatgcgggagataaaggacagggctcttcggaagactcttgtcaatgccggatatgcgttgactcaaccgacgttccaatattatcgacatgaaattgtagcggcaaatccagatgcaggcagaTGGGTAGACAATCTTGCTAGAGAGAAATGGACCAGATCATACGACAACGGGAAGCGATGAGGGCACATGACTACGAATCTTGTGGAGTATATGAACGGGGTGTTTAAGGGCATCAGACACCTTCCGATTACTGCCTTGGTGGAagcaacatactataggatggCTTCTCTTTTCGCAAGAAGAGGTGAGCGTTGGAATGCAGTTATAGAATTCGGACAATTATGGAGCGAAACATgcgtcaaattcatgaaagagcaatctgccaaagccaacagccacattgtgacatctttcgatcgattcaaccggaccttcagtgttaaagaaaagattgaccataacgagggccttccgagacaacaatacagggttcttatagatgaaggttggtgcgattgtggaaagtttcaagcctttcggatgccatgctctcatgtaattgcaacatgttcgtatgcgcatcaagatccgttagcacttttatctcccatttacaaggcggataccttgctcggggtgtacaacaactcatttcaagtgatggcaaaggaggattattggcctgcgtatgaaggggacgtggtttggcataatgataacatgcggagaaagaaaagaggtcgtccgaacagcacccggatcacaaccgagatggatcatgagaaaatggtacgaaagtgtagcatatgtcgtgaagtcgggcacaataaaaatacctgtcctaaccgtggatcaaattccaccaacaattagttgtatgtcatttgtattttgtattagtatttgtatttgtattagtatttgtatttgtatttgtatttgtatttgtatttgtatttgtatttgtatttgtatttgtatttctatttctatttctatttctatttctattggttatgtatttgtattatcctttattaaatcaactagttatgtctttgtctcGTTGTGTGTTTGTCCTCATGGACCATACTGCCACTCTTtattttggacagtcaaatacgcatgctttcgtctagtcccatcaAGTCAGTCATTGATCAGCGTGTCTGCATTTATCATACAtgttaggcgtgcttgtaaacagtacgcaacatcattacttttttctacccactactattataaattaggggctcctatggttgagtttacacacagatacacaaactccaaataccaaacaatcacacaaacacaaccatgcctcgccggacaaccattaggccagatggatgtcaccggacaacagagttgccgcccctgagatcaacatggcgtgccgaacctgaaccggagtatcgcagaaggaacggacatgtcatattctccGCTGTCAAACCTTccatgccggttatgttttggaatatctcttccgtcgagcaactcaagaggactctcctgagatttttagagggggagtacgaggccggcgaacagataagaagcatcaagaggcttaaaacaagggctGATGATGTGACGGGAGCAACGATAACTTTCTGGGACAAcgtggaatacgacattgatgtcattcaaatgatgcatggacctaatgacattgttttaaccgtggtgatttcttagatgttttactttatctttttctgttggttattttctatgtaccttttaattaatgaatgaactaCTCTTTTCCGTGGACGCTCGAGTTAGCCGATTCACTGATTTTATCTGCtgcaatttaatatatatatatttttaatactttaaaataaaaacaattttattaataaataaaaaaaacaaaataaaatttatttatttatgttaaaaacaattttattaataaataaaaaaaattaaaaaaaatagtatataaacatttaaaaaaaaaaagggaagtgtgcataggcgccaccctaggtggctaaaattgaa belongs to Vicia villosa cultivar HV-30 ecotype Madison, WI unplaced genomic scaffold, Vvil1.0 ctg.000144F_1_1_1, whole genome shotgun sequence and includes:
- the LOC131624603 gene encoding uncharacterized protein LOC131624603, whose amino-acid sequence is MAPPQYIINAHVFGETYDNEEVGFLFRNTEVKRFCLSRKENFSYFKGRLETKLAMGGVSQIFYQYRFLRGDNPVKFIQVEIKDDEDMQNMFANHEYSGYECIELYVTLPEVQPTQMVESQVIDALGDEQAEVDVVDEEEEAPEIEVDNLVNEESEDEPEVVVPRDQVHMPPVHMRNLNFDGDDEPSTDIFYDPYTQTDQRLKVGDRFCSKEACIMAIKRFHMANNVDFRVDRANVERYKIYCRNTDCGFRLHASYRKRSDSWVIGYISQDHTCVNTNVSQDHRKLSYDIICQEILPLVEKDPSLKVKTIISHIVATYNYTPSYRKAWLAKTKAIEVVYGNWEDSYKRLPHFLYALQIYAPGTVTILETLPAQSPDGTSLQGNVIFHRLFWAFRPCVQGFSYCKPILQIDGTWLYGKYKGTMLMAVAQDGNSNIFPVAFALVEGETAEGFAI